In Neospora caninum Liverpool complete genome, chromosome II, the following are encoded in one genomic region:
- a CDS encoding putative coproporphyrinogen oxidase, with translation MLRRSQNAICEALAAVDDGSFREDTWTRGPSGGGGWSRVIQDSNVLEKGGVNVSVVYGTLPPEAASRMTSQGHVLPPANGEGRKFYAAGLSMVIHPRNPMAPTVHLNYRMFQIFQSSPSENTNGHGGEAPTAGEPLLWWFGGGTDLSPAYVFEEDCVFFHEKLREQCDRCDPKYYARFKRWCDAYFRNHHRNEGRGIGGIFFDDLNEKMMVSPEKFFAFAEDGLQTFIAAYIPLLVKRKDQPFTEREKIWQQIRRGRYVEFNLVHDRGTKFGFQVPGSRIESILISLPLTARWEYQFEVEKGSKEEESLQAFVEPRDWLPIDSAHLEGFRWPTESGARGH, from the coding sequence ATGCTCCGTCGTTCCCAAAACGCCATCTGCGAGGCGCTCGCGGCCGTCGATGACGGCTCGTTCCGGGAAGACACATGGACGCGAGGGCCAtccggaggcggcggctggAGCCGGGTCATCCAGGATTCCAATGTtctggagaaaggaggggTGAACGTCTCAGTCGTGTATGGGACGCTTCCCCCAGAGGCTGCGTCAAGAATGACAAGTCAAGGCCACGTTCTTCCCCCTGCGAACGGCGAGGGGCGGAAGTTCTACGCCGCTGGTCTCTCGATGGTGATACATCCGAGGAATCCCATGGCGCCGACAGTTCACTTGAACTACCGGATGTTCCAGATCTTTCAAAGTTCGCCAAGCGAGAACACCAACGGGCATGGGGGGGAAGCACCTACAGCGGGAGAGCCACTCCTGTGGTGGTTCGGCGGTGGCACGGATCTTTCTCCCGCGTATGTCTTCGAGGAGGACTGTGTCTTTTTCCACGAGAAACTACGTGAGCAATGCGACCGCTGCGACCCCAAATACTACGCGAGGTTCAAAAGGTGGTGCGATGCGTACTTCCGCAACCACCATCGAAACGAAGGTCGAGGCATAGGAGGAATTTTCTTTGATGACCTAAATGAAAAGATGATGGTATCGCCAGAAAAattcttcgctttcgcagAAGATGGCCTGCAGACATTTATCGCAGCGTACATTCCGCTCCTGGTCAAACGAAAAGACCAACCTTTTACCGAACGCGAGAAGATATGGCAGCAGATCCGAAGGGGGCGCTACGTGGAATTCAACCTGGTTCATGATCGGGGGACCAAGTTTGGATTTCAGGTACCCGGATCCCGTATCGAATCCATCCTGATTTCACTTCCTCTCACAGCACGGTGGGAGTACCAGTTTGAAGTCGAAAAAGGCTCCAAAGAGGAGGAGTCACTCCAAGCGTTTGTGGAACCCCGAGATTGGCTACCGATTGACAGCGCGCATCTGGAAGGCTTCAGATGGCcaacagagagcggcgccaGGGGCCACTGA
- a CDS encoding 30s ribosomal protein S10P, related, with protein MSKLVKGGLEGEEQRLHRIRITLTSKDLRSIERVCTELINGAKEKNLQVAGPVRLPVKTLRITTRKSPCGEGTNTWDRFELRIYKRLIDLHSPSDVVKQITSINIDPGVEVEVTIIDM; from the exons ATGAGCAAGCTCGTGAAGGGCGGGTtggagggcgaggagcaGCGGCTCCATCGCATTCGCATCACTTTGACGTCGAAGGATCTGCGATCGATTGAGCGAG tgTGCACCGAGCTCATCAAcggcgcgaaggagaagaacctCCAGGTTGCCGGCCCCGTGCGTCTCCCAGTTAAGACCCTCCGCATCACCACCAGGAAATCCCCCTGCGGTGAAG GTACCAACACCTGGGATCGCTTCGAGCTGCGCATCTACAAGCGCCTGATCGACTTGCACTCGCCCAGCGACGTTGTGAAGCAGATCACCTCCATCAACATCGACCCCGGTGTAGAGGTTGAGGTCACGATCATCGACATGTAA
- a CDS encoding putative ribosomal protein S18 domain containing protein: protein MDVARLQPQSKQEPSPSFAQQFLNDKLLGQDKLQFTKVSEKGTADALFAECLESIRHRRFQLDPDVDNRSSEAVEKLTQEERAIAAKIFQRVDPERKIAPRLESRGCYIDPLWDPFKRVEELQQQVAQDLTEFAKYGKIVPSFDCDKRLSSERENHANLSVFWGVGEHALLGYRVHYATDLHILHHFVGENGLILPRRTTHASRYQQRCIFKAICMARRMALFPYDWKPTQGELMPVMDPLQYLVDELTSRYKATGDLRADAMLCVMLSKYPKLNYFRYLQYKAQGQKAEMEAMQQQDEEDRGDFSRLLRKYKRAATDQESRYQPATSV from the exons ATGGACGTAGCACGTCTGCAGCCACAGAGCAAACAGGAACCATCTCCGTCGTTCGCACAGCAATTCCTCAATGACAAATTGCTGGGTCAAGACAAACTCCAGTTCACAAAG GTATCCGAGAAGGGTACCGCAGATGCCCTCTTCGCTGAGTGCCTGGAAAGCATTCGCCACCGGCGTTTCCAGCTGGACCCCGATGTTGACAACCGGTCGAGCGAGGCTGTCGAGAAACTTAcacaagaggagagagcgatcGCTGCGAAGATCTTCCAAAGAGTTGACCCGGAAAGGAAG ATCGCTCCGCGACTGGAAAGTCGAGGCTGTTACATCGATCCCCTATGGGATCCTTTCAAGCGGGTCGAGGAGCTGCAACAGCAAGTCGCCCAAGATCTGACTGAATTTGCAAAGTATGGCAAAATCGTTCCATCGTTTGATTGCGATAAACGTCTTTCaagtgaaagagagaaccACGCAAATCTCAGCGT CTTTTGGGGAGTCGGAGAGCATGCTCTTCTTGGGTACAGGGTTCACTACGCCACCG ATCTCCACATTCTGCACCATTTCGTCGGAGAAAATGGTCTGATTCTTCCTCGGCGGacgacgcatgcatctcgaTATCAGCAGCGGTGCATTTTCAAGGCGATCTGCATGGCCAGGAGGATGGCGCTCTTTCCTTACGACTGGAAGCCGACTCAGGGGGAACTCATGCCTGTTATGGATCCCTTGCAG TACCTTGTGGACGAGCTTACTTCCCGGTACAAGGCGACAGGAGACTTGCGGGCGGACGCCATGCTCTGCGTGATGCTTTCAAAATACCCGAAGCTCAACTACTTCCG ATACTTGCAGTACAAAGCGCAGGGACAAAAAGCAGAAATGGAAGCTATGCAACagcaggacgaagaggaccgAGGCGATTTCTCTCGACTGCTGCGGAAGTACAAACGGGCAGCAACGGATCAAGAATCTCGGTACCAACCGGCGACGAGTGTTTGA
- a CDS encoding putative dynein light chain yields the protein MADRKAVIKNADMPEDLQQDAIDCANQALEKYNIEKDIAAFIKKEFDRKHNPTWHCVVGRNFGSYVTHETHHFIYFYIGQVAVLLFKSG from the coding sequence ATGGCTGACAGGAAGGCGGTGATCAAGAATGCAGACATGCCTGAAGATTTGCAGCAGGACGCCATTGACTGCGCAAACCAGGCACTGGAGAAATACAACATTGAGAAGGACATTGCCGCTTTCATCAAGAAGGAGTTTGACCGCAAACACAACCCCACGTGGCACTGCGTCGTTGGTCGGAACTTCGGCTCCTACGTGACGCATGAAACCCACCATTTTATCTATTTTTATATTGGACAGGTTGCTGTTTTGCTCTTTAAGAGCGGTTGA